The following proteins are encoded in a genomic region of Anabas testudineus chromosome 13, fAnaTes1.2, whole genome shotgun sequence:
- the sirt2 gene encoding NAD-dependent protein deacetylase sirtuin-2 has product MSDSSESTKKEEVEEVTPEPEEQSDDSSEEEAAGDTDMDFLRNLFSSTLGLGSADKVLDELTMGGVAQYINSGKCKNIICMVGAGISTSAGIPDFRSPGTGLYANLQKYNLPYPEAIFQIDYFKKHPEPFFTLAKELYPGQFKPTICHYFIKMLKDKGLLRRCYTQNIDTLERVAGLEGEDLIEAHGTFYTSHCVSFCCRKEYNLDWMKEKIFSDDIPKCDKCSSLVKPDIVFFGENLPVRFFTSMKSDFPNCDLLIIMGTSLQVQPFASLVSRVSKSCPRLLINMEKAGQADPLFGLLGIGGGMDFDSDKAYRDVAHISTCDDGCLALADLLGWKVELEELVKKEHARIDSQGTKEKASDSKGAAAKTSAASVAPEPKKAE; this is encoded by the exons ATGTCTGATTCATCAG aATCTactaaaaaagaagaagtggagGAGGTCACACCTGAACCAGAA GAACAATCTGACGACAGCAGCGAAGAAGAGGCTgcaggagacacagaca TGGACTTCCTGCGTAATCTGTTCTCCAGCACCCTGGGCCTTGGCTCAGCAGACAAAGTTCTGGATGAGCTGACTATGGGTGGAGTGGCACAGTACATAAACAGTGGCAAAT GTAAAAACATCATCTGTATGGTCGGAGCAGGAATATCCACAT CGGCTGGGATCCCTGATTTTCGCTCGCCAGGAACGGGCCTGTATGCAAATCTGCAGAAATATAACCTACCCTACCCAGAGGCTATTTTCCAGATAGATTACTTTAAG AAACATCCAGAACCATTCTTTACTTTGGCCAAGGAGCTTTACCCAGGACAGTTTAAG CCAACAATCTGTCACTACTTCATAAAGATGTTGAAGGACAAGGGGCTTCTGAGACGCTGCTACACGCAG AATATTGACACCTTAGAGCGAGTGGCTGGACTTGAAGGAGAGGATCTTATTGAAGCTCACGGAACATTTTACACATCTCACTGTGTCAGCTTCTGTTGCCGTAAGGAGTACAACCTGGATTGGATGAAAG AGAAAATCTTTTCTGATGATATTCCCAAATGTGACAAGTGCAGCAGTTTGGTAAAACCAG ACATTGTCTTCTTTGGAGAGAATCTACCAGTTAGATTCTTCACTTCCATGAAATCC GACTTTCCCAACTGTGATTTACTCATCATCATGGGGACGTCTTTGCAAGTCCAACCATTTGCAAGTCTAGTCAGCAG GGTTTCAAAAAGTTGCCCCAGGTTGCTCATAAACATGGAAAAGGCAGGACAG gCTGATCCTCTGTTTGGGTTGCTTGGTATTGGAGGAGGGATGGACTTTGACTCAGACAAGGCATACAG AGATGTAGCTCACATCAGTACATGTGATGATGGCTGTTTGGCTCTAGCTGACCTGTTGGGATGGAAA gTGGAGCTGGAAGAACTGGTGAAGAAGGAACATGCAAGGATTGACAGTCAGGGCACAAAAGAAAAGGCCTCTGACAGCAAAGGAGCTGCAGCCAAAAC